A window of Glycine soja cultivar W05 chromosome 2, ASM419377v2, whole genome shotgun sequence genomic DNA:
TGATATAACATTGTTGTAATTGATAGATAATTTTATTCCTTAAACATATGATCATCAATTCGAGTACTTATCATGTCTATAGAAAAATATGTTAGGAAACATCAATTCCTTAAATGGATCTTAGtctctctcgagaaattaatcTTTGACTTTTAGTTAAGAGATAccctaattaaaaaaaggaaaaaatgaaataaatggaCCAAAATCACATATTAAGAGTTAACTTATAAGCTATTTaaagtaacttttaaaatttaagctaACTTGTCAGCTAGTTCTATAAACTTAAGCTTACTTCTAAATTAGTTCTGCCAAATAGCCCAACTCAAAAGCTTATaagctaataaaaaaagtataaactaGCTAAAATGACTAGGCATTAGGCAAGCACTCCTATAATCACAAATGAAAACAGGTAAGGAAGTTGTTAGAACTATTTATTTGGTTCATTCCCCGTCACCATCCTTGAAGTACATAAAAATGTGCATTGTGTAAGAGTCTTCAGACCCTGCATTCCTCCTCTATGCACAGGTCAGCAATGACTgcttaaaaatacaaataaaatagaaatgacTTTTGAGATGCACTAATGGAACAAAGACCTCAGTTCAACAAGCCACAGAAACAATACATACATCTCATTCCTGAATCTGAACAGGCTCAAAACCCCTCTCAATTGAAGCCTTCACAGCATCCAATACCAGTTGAGTTTTCCTACTAATTGTTGGCCACTTCTTCTCAGGTTTTGAGTTGTTGAATTTGATATCTGCCACCAAACGAGCAAACTCTGTTACCATAAGAGCCTCCTGAGGGATATCAGTTTTTATTATATGCTTGCTTGGCTGTGGGATCCACTTTGACACAAGGTCATCAAAGCCTGTTTCTGTAGCTGCATAAAACGATGCTTCCTTCTCTTCATAAGGGATAATGAAGTCATGAACATGTAGTGTTCCTTTTGTCCCAACAGCAGTTATATCCATTGTCAAGTTGGTCAAGAAGGAGCAGTGGAAGGTTGCTACTTTCCCATCTTCCCAGTGTAAAGAAGCCCCACAAGACAATATCACCCCAGCTTTATTAAGCTCAGGATTGCGTGAGGCTATTACAGTTTTAGGGAGTTCATAGTTGGCAGCCCAGAGTATTGCTCTAAGACAATACCACCCTTCATCGCCAAGAGAGCCAAGTGCATCAAGATCTGGCTTCACACGAATGTCATTCTCAAGGAAATCGGCATCAGCAGCAAATGTAAAATGAGTGTGAATCTGTGCAATTCAAAAAGAAATGATTTATCAATGTAGAACATGAATGGATAATACATCATACCCCCTCCCCAACATTCTAACATGGCCAACAGTCTAAGCCTCCAAGGAATGTCTTTTAACTTGTCTTTTCATTCAATAGCTACTTATTTAAAGTCCAAAGTCCAAACAATATGCATTattacatggcatgcatcagTAAAAATGTGGAGAACAAAGGAAGCAAATCTGATTTATTTAGATAGATGCATaagtaaaacaaaacaaataaaatatgcaacaacaacaacaacaaaagccaTATCCCACCAAGTAAGATAAGTATCAAATatgcaaattaaaaataaattgaaaatgattAATTGACACATATTTCTATTGCTTTGATTTTTATACTTATTGAGAACCTTTTATGGTTGCTAGAGACAATTTGTAAGTAGCTCTATGTTATTGACGACTAATTTTGAATCTGGATTAAATTTAATACACAAAGTTTCATACCCAGCACAGTAACAATACAGTTTATTAATACGTTCAACtgaacaatttattatttccttGAGAATGAACCTAACTTTGCATCTTGTACTTAGGGAAAAGATATCAGGGCCCAAAAGACCGTGTGATTTCAACAAATATGGCAATGATGATGTACCATTTGAATACTGAATAGGCAAGCAACTGCATGATTCAACATCAGATAAATGACAGCTAAAAAACGAAGCCGCACTTAGAAGACCGTGAGAAGATACAAAGCTCTACTTGTGCCTTTGATTATATTTCAAAAGCTACACTACCTTGATCACTTTCAACAAGTAAAGCAGAAAAACTCAAGATGAGATTTAATTAATGGAATCGAAACTAAGCCAAAACTTACAAGCATTGTGAAAAGGCAAGCCAAAAATCTAATCACTGTTACTTAAAAGGGTTTCAATATTCAAATACTAAGATAatacaaatatgaaaattaaacattGCATCTGAAGCCAAATCATCGATGAAGTGCCATctttctcatattttttaaagatcaaCTCTCCCAAGAGCTAGAGGTGTAAACTTATGAATGCCTTATATCTAACCCATTCCCTAACATAAATGTCCATTTGGCTGGAGATGGACAATGCATAAACCCACTTTATCTGGTCCTGAAATTCAACTTTTCCATAGGAGGGCATAACGATCTAAAAACGCTGAAAAACTATGCCTAGAATAagcaaaattgaattaaaaaatggtGTATACAGTCATTTTGGCTCCTCAATTAAGTCAATTTGTACTGCAGTGTCACATTGGTATCTGaattaaaggtttttttttatatataaaaaaaaggtccTTAAAAGTGTAAATCGACAATCAAATTAgtccaaaattcaaaaaatcatGCAACAAAAGTGAGAACAAGAACGTATgtttaggaactaaaatgacaataagaaattaaatttaaggacTTATTTAACATTCCTAGGACTTATTCAACATTTTCTTACTTTGGGAGATACAAGGTCggttcatttaaaaaaaaaaaaaaggaaagaaaggtaGTTAAAAACTAACAAAGAAAGGGTTGATACCGATCTGAGTTGGCCGAAACGGTTAGAATCGGAGAGGAAGTCCCTCATTTTGGCGGTGCGGGGGTGGTGCATCCACATCGTACCGTCCATGAGCTGCACCCCATTGGATTCGCACGCCTCGACGATCTCGTCGAACTCCGCCGCGTGGAGCGCGACGGGCTTCTCGAGCAAGacgtgcttcttcttctgcgcGGCGAGCACGGCCCAGCGCACGTGGAGGCTAGTGGGGAGCGGTACGTACACGGCGTCGACGTCGGGATCGTCGAGGACCGCCTCGTAGGAGCCGTGCACCTTGGCGGCGGCGGGGAAGCCGTTGGCGGCGGCGAAGGCACGCGCCTTGTCGAGGGAGCGGCTGCCGACGGCGTAAAGGGCGGCGTTGGGGGCGAGGGAGATGGCGCGCGAGACCTTGCGCGCGATGTCGGCGCAGCCGATGACGCCGAAACGGATTGTGGGAGTTTCAGCCATTGAGAGTTTCTGGTGTGAGTCTAGTGACGTGGCATGTGTGGGATAACTTGGAAATGGAAGAGGATATTCTCGGGTTAAAactttaaaactttattttattgaagGCAAAATTAGACCCGCCTCTCTTAATTAATGTTTGGCTTAGTTGTacaattcattaattaattattattaaaatcctAATTGAAACTCTTAATTACTAACAAGTTAAATCATGTTCTTGATTTAAAACACTATATATCACACtctttttatcacttttattgtTTGACAGAAGATGTTTTTACATCAAATATGAGTATAATCaatgtaaattaaaattgacaTTTTTGTTAAGATTTGGATTtgtataatatttctttttacatggatgtattgataattaatatacaaatattttgttttacatttgTTATATTAATCATCgatgcaaaaatatttatttataaaactttCATCAATTAAACTAACAAGATAACAAAAGTGTACgttgattaaaaattttaataattaaggaaactTTCATCAGTGTGTGTTGATGAGTTATTGgtcaaatcaattaaaaaccaaaccaaactatTTTAATAAGTTTGTTTCTTAAATCAAAATTGACAAACTATATTTGTCAATTCGGTTTGGAACCAAAATGTTTTTAAGGAATCAATTCTTAAGCGAATCAATTTTGAATTAGTTTCGAACTGGTGGTTTAAGAATTGAATGGATTCTGAACGGGTTcacaataagtgatatgatgagataatcaattttttttaaagaaaaaataattggttGTAAGTGAATTGAACctgtttcttttagaaaattcaATTCGAATTGAAACTATTCTTACAATAattcaattcttttttcttcaaaccAGTTTGGTTGAACATCGGTTCAACTTGATTACAAACCGGTTTGGTTCGTATCGGTTTTTTTTTGCATACCCCAAGCAATAACTTGTGAGTTAAAGTTTTTCTAATTTCAGATCATGGGCGACACAGTTTCAGAGATATAGGGCCCTGTGAAGAAAATCAGGCTTTGTTGGTTGCCATTACTTGGGTGGTTGATAAGCACTACCAGGATGtcatttttgaattaaattgaCTGCAAGTAGGAGTGTTTACATCTTGATTTTGgtcaaattcataattttaattcaattaaaattaaaaggattGAATTGAGTCAGTTATTGTGAAACCGGTTCAAAAATCAAGACCTAATTCAAAACTCGACATTTGAATGAGTTAGTTCGAATTTCACTTGAACATACTATATATCaagtttaaattatttgaattgatttgaatcaatttaaattcAGAAGTAACTCTTCCATGAACATCCTAACTGCGTGCAAAGTGTTTGATGGCAAATACTGGTAAACGTGAACATCCTAACTTCATGCAAAGTGTTTGATGGCATCGCTTCTAACGTTTCTATAAATTCTGAGTTTGGTTTCATTTGATCAAAGtccaaggaaattaaaatttccaGTGGGTATTCACAACTCATCCGCAAAGTTTGTCGATCAACTCACTCACTTGCAAAGGGCAtatctatattttatataaacatgAGTTGCATTCTAAAATTTTCATGCATGTACATAAATCTAGCAGGATAAATTTCATACTCGAATTAATCACAatggatttaaaattatattacataattattattttcactcactttaaaaatataaaaaaattgaaaaatttaaaacacagAAGAATCGAGGTATATATATTTTAGCCTTATACATATACGTAGAACATTTAGACCACCCTCTATATGAtacgtttttagttttatttatgcgTAATAATTACTTCATTTCATATTTCGTTCGCTGTCACTTTTCTtcctattttttgtttatagtacgtgtacttttttttttacaaagttacGTAGAAAAATACAAGTTCCCTTGCCGGGCCTCCGTATAATAATTCCATCTTACACCGAACACATGGCAGAGATGTTTGGGCAAAGAAATCAGTATCCATGAGTAATGAATCGGTTCTCACTTCTCATCACAGGAATTGAAGTTGGTTGAGACCCCATGCAAAGTATAGCAAGACTTCACCACGTAGCACCCTAATTCTCCTACGTGCCCTCCGCAAAGTCACGTTGCCGCATGCAGATACAACACACGAAGCGGTGCACGCTGTttccattttcccctgccaactatatatatagatatgtataaattaatgtgCCCTCATCGAGAAGAAGAGAATATAGGAATATAAGAACTAAGATGGATTGGATCGGAGCGTACCGCGGAGGCCAGAGAAGCAGGGACTGGTGCGACCCTTCATCACCATTCACTGATTTGTGGGACCCTCGTCGTGTCGGTGACGCTGATGATATCACCTCCTCTCTCGCCCATGCTCACGTTGACTGGCGTGAGACTGATAAAGCTCATATCTTCCGTGCTGATCTTCCAGGTTAGCCCTTCTCAACCACACGCACCTACTTTAACAATTCaacttacttttttttgttttatattcgCATCATACATACGCGCTGAATCAATTTGGAATTTAATTAGAACCAGTTAGCTATAGCCTTTCATGTTCCCATACCATGCATATAACAGAGAAAGTCACAACACTCAAATAGGGAAATTAATGTTATTCTATATTATCACTTTTCATCACGATATATCACCACTTATATTATAGTACATATcgctttctttttcatttatctattttcttctcCAAGTATAAAGACTGTCTACTGTCCAGGAATTATTTTCCTTATACCATCATTGGATTTAATTCAGGAAATAAAGCCATTTAAGAAGGGTTTGTtgttagatattaattagaataataataataataagttttatGAGTCTTAAATTGTAAAAGATGAAAGTTGTAAGGTTGTAAGTTATAAAGCCTTGAATAAGTAATTATGTGAGTATTTAGTATTCTTGAATAAACAAATTATGTGAGTCATCActctattttaatataaatagggGATCATACTCTTATATTTGATGtgccaaatgaaataaaatcttcttctttcaatgtttggtccaattttttaaacttaaatatctTTCAATAATTTGCTGTGTATacgtatttttatttcttaattcttCAATCTTTGTTTTGAAGAAAGGAGAAGCctagtttcatattttatttatcctttctaatttgtgaagaagttaagttgaattttatttcacTATTACCCTTTAGTTGATGACaaagatgaaaatttatttatatatatatattaattgagaATTCATAATTCTTTGTGGtgatataaaaaatgaaggaaaaagaaaaagagatagcAGTTATAGCATGTGTAATTGGCGTGTGTGCGTTGGTTTCTCGCGGGTTCAGATTCGCGAGGTCCCTATTATGCAAGCTGAGCGAGTTGTGGGGACACAATAATATTGATGGCAGGGGTGAAGAAAGAGGATCTGAAGGTGCAGGTGGAGGAGAATAAGATCCTGCAGATAAGCGGGGAGAGGGTGAAGGAGAAGGAGGACCAGAACGACAAGTGGCACCGCGTCGAGAGGCAGTGCGGAAGCTTCCTCCGCCGCTTCCGGCTGCCGGAGGATGCCAACCCCAACCAGATCAGCTGCACGCTCGAAAACGGGGTGCTGAACGTCACCGTGCCCAAGGTGGAGAAGAAGCCGGAGAACAAGAACGTGAGGCAGATTGATGTGGTTTGATGATGATGGAGCATCATGAGGACTTGTAATGTTTGAATGAGTTTTGTGTTATGTGTGTGTGCGCAACTGTGCATATTACTGTACAAGTTAATAACTACGTGTCTGCCATATGAATCAATGTAAGTTTGATATGAATGGGAGGAAACTTTGTTTGCATAGtttgggaattttttttctttttcttttctttgttttcatcttATTAATTAAGGTGGGAGTTGTGCACTGTCTTGATGCTTGTTCTCTTCAATAAATGGTaagactttttttcttttgttaatagCAGTACTAAATGGTTAGTGAGACTTTGTAAATCTTATTCtgacttgcaaaattagtttagGAAATCTGAAAGGTATAGATTTTTTAGGATGAGTTCCAAAATCCAAGAGTTTTTATGATTTGAGAAAGTCAAATAcaaatatttcaatttcaattagtttttagtttttaatatttttttaatttagtaattaaattttttaaatattttttgaatttagtaattaattttttaaatatttcttaattttttaaaacgttacttcctaatttttttagatttttttatttttattcttgatgtatttttttttattattttactatttttcataaacacttctaatttatttgactaatttttcaatttcattttcaatattcCAGCTAGTTTCATCAAACTCACTCttctattttaataaattaattttttaacatccaGTTATTTATCCATATTCCAACTATATTTTATCCAATATAACCATACAAAATTTCTAAAAGATATTTGTTATCTTATTAAACTAATAAAGTTCATTAACTGTATTGAGACACGAAGGAACATTTTAAGAGTTCTTATATGTAAGGAAAAGAGATATGATTCTAAGtcatgtttaattaatattattataaatttaaaaatatttatagaattcATTTGTTTAAGTGTGATggtcattaaatataatataatgatatcactcataatttaagaaatatttttataattaatgaaattaaataagttaattatattattaatagtccaataaacatatttatttttataaaaataagtaatatttcattaattaatttcacatttaaataataaaaaattaatattaaaagtgattattgtttcttataattaaaaaatagtatcatttgtttctttaataaATGGAAAGTGTATTAAAAATGAACGATATCTCATTAACTAATTtcacattaaaataataaaaaagtaataataaaagtgattattttttcttatgattaaaaattagtATCATTCATTTCTTTAATAAATGAAAAGTTTATTAGTATAAAAAGGGGAGTacaaataactatttattaactcgaaaaaattcaattaagtttaattgaattaatttaaaagttagaTTAAACTCAACCTGGTCACTGACTTATTTTCCATGTGAacatgtaatatatattttttcttctatatttttaaagtaaatattatttatctatcaataaactttagggactaaaagtagtaatttcatatttttgaggatgaaataaaaaataaaaattgtaagaTACAAAATAATACGCACTTAATTGATTGGAGtacatttttaaaagaaaaaagaaatgctGAAATGGTTATCTGATAGATATTATGCAATCTGTGTAAGGATAATTAACGATAACACAAGGGCCACAAGAGCAACAGAGACGTTAACTACCAGCTTCATTTCTCGCAAGTCGCAAAATTAAAGCTGCTTAATTGACTACAGGACACTACAAAGTACAAACCATAATGCGCATGCGAATAGAATTCAACATTCCGA
This region includes:
- the LOC114383880 gene encoding uncharacterized oxidoreductase At4g09670-like, with protein sequence MAETPTIRFGVIGCADIARKVSRAISLAPNAALYAVGSRSLDKARAFAAANGFPAAAKVHGSYEAVLDDPDVDAVYVPLPTSLHVRWAVLAAQKKKHVLLEKPVALHAAEFDEIVEACESNGVQLMDGTMWMHHPRTAKMRDFLSDSNRFGQLRSIHTHFTFAADADFLENDIRVKPDLDALGSLGDEGWYCLRAILWAANYELPKTVIASRNPELNKAGVILSCGASLHWEDGKVATFHCSFLTNLTMDITAVGTKGTLHVHDFIIPYEEKEASFYAATETGFDDLVSKWIPQPSKHIIKTDIPQEALMVTEFARLVADIKFNNSKPEKKWPTISRKTQLVLDAVKASIERGFEPVQIQE
- the LOC114383884 gene encoding 16.9 kDa class I heat shock protein 3-like: MDWIGAYRGGQRSRDWCDPSSPFTDLWDPRRVGDADDITSSLAHAHVDWRETDKAHIFRADLPGVKKEDLKVQVEENKILQISGERVKEKEDQNDKWHRVERQCGSFLRRFRLPEDANPNQISCTLENGVLNVTVPKVEKKPENKNVRQIDVV